AAAAGCGAAGCACTTTCGGATCAACTTGTTTTCGGATTTCGTTGACCATGACAAAGTTATTTAACGACTTCGACATTTTTTCATTATCGATATTAATATACCCATTATGCATCCAATAGTTCGCGAAAGATTTTCCTGTCATCGCTTCGGATTGCGCAATTTCGTTTTCATGGTGCGGGAACGTCAAGTCTTGACCGCCTCCGTGAATATCGATCGTATCGCCGAGGTGAACACGCGCCATTGCCGAACATTCAATATGCCAACCCGGACGTCCCGCGCCCCATGGACTCTTCCATGAAACCTCATTCTCTTTTGCCGCTTTCCACAAGACGAAGTCCAATGGATCATCTTTCTTTTCGCCTTGTTCGACACGTGCGCCGATGACTAATTCATCAGTTGATTGTTTGGACAGCTTTCCATACCCGTCGAATTTTGTCGTACGGTAATAAACGTCGCCGTGCGATTCATAAGCGAAATCTTTATCAATCAGCACTTGAATAAATTCAATAATGTCATCGATATGTTCTGTCACTCGCGGATGAACATCCGCCTCGCTGCATCCAAGTGCAGAAACATCCTGGAAATAAGCATCTATAAAACGTTCTGTTAATTCACTAGTGTCTTCACCAAGCTCATTTGCCGCCGCGATAATTTTATCGTCGACGTCCGTAAAGTTGGAAACAAACTTTACATCGTACCCGCGGTATTCCAGGTATTTGCGAACTGTGTCGAATACGATGACAGGACGAGCGTTTCCGATATGAATATAGTTGTAAACGGTCGGACCGCATACATACATCGAAACCTTCCCTTCGACTTGCGGGATGAAAGGCTCCTTTTTTCGTGTCAACGTATTGTAAATTTGTATCGTCATTGCAAATCCCCTTCCTTGTTAGTAGATTCTTCGAGTTTCTTGAGACGTTCTTGTAGTTGCGAAATTTTGTTTTCAAGTAAGTCACATTTGTCTGCTACCGGATCCGGCATGTCTTGGTGATCCAGTCTTCGGTTTACCTTTACGCCGTTTGTCACGACTACTTGCCCAGGGATTCCCACCACTGTCGAATTTGCTGGAACGTTTTTCAAAACGACGGACCCCGCGCCCACTTTACTATTCTCTCCAATTGTAATGGATCCAAGCACCTTGGCTCCTGTTGCAACCAGCACATTATCTTCAAGTGTCGGATGTCGTTTTCCTTTTTCCTTGCCCGTTCCGCCTAGCGTGACGCCTTGGTATATGGTGACATCATTGCCGATTTCACAAGTTTCACCAATGACGATTCCCATACCGTGATCGATAAACAATCGACGACCGATCGTTGCGCCCGGATGAATTTCGATTCCCGTGAAAAAGCGACTGATTTGCGAAACTGCACGCGCTAAAAAGAGTAAATTCATGTTATATAAAGCATGTGCAATTCGGTGAGACCATATTGCATGCAAGCCGGAATACGTTAGTATTACCTCGAATACGCTACGTGCTGCAGGGTCCTGGTCAAAAATGCATTGTATATCTTCTTTCATTTTCCCAAACACCGGCTCTCCTCCTAGTTTCATTTTCCCCGAAAATAAAAATACGCCTCTGTCAAAAATGACAGAGACGCATTGAATGCGTGGTTCCACTCCGCTTGAAAGGCTCGCGCCTTCCCGCTTAACGCCTGTTAACGTTGGCGAAACGTCCGGCTTACTATGACTTCAGCGCGGCACTCAAAGGGGCATTTCCACATCGTAATTACCCGGATCACTTCCAGCCAGTGATGATCCTCTCTGAAGAGCTTACCAATGTGTACTTATCCTTATCAACGATTTCATATTAACTATAATCTTACACGCAAAGATTGGAAAGTCAAAATTATTGTTCTGCGTATTTGGCAATGCGAGAAATTGCAATTTCTTTTCCTACGAGGGCGATGGCTGCAGGTAATTCAGGCCCGCTCGTTTCACCTGTTGTGACGACGCGAATCGGCATGAATAAGTTACGGCCTTTATGACCCGTTTCTTTTTGAACAGCGCTAATCGCCGCTTTGATTGACGACGCATCAAATGTTTCAAGTTCAGAAAACTTGTTTTCCAACGATGCCATTACTTCCGGAACTTGTTCACCTGCAAGCACCTCTTGGGATTGTTCATTATATTCAATGTCATCCTTAAAGAACTGGGCGGTTAACTGAACAATTTCAGCCCCGTAACTCAACTGACCGTGATATAGAGCAATTAAATCATGTGCCCACTCTTGTTGTTCCCCGGAAAGTTCAGTTGGCAATGCACCTGACTTTTGCAAATGAGGAAGCGCCAATTCAATTACTTTATCGAGCGGCAATTGTTTAATGTATTGGTTGTTCATCCACGTCAGTTTGTTTTTATCGAATGCAGCTGGGGACTTCGATAAACGTTTCTCGTCAAAAATTGAAATAAGCTCTTCTTTTGAAAATAGCTCATCTTCTCCTTCTGGCGACCAACCGAGCAATACGATGAAGTTGAAAAGTGCTTCTGGCAAATACCCAAGCTCCTCGTATTGTTCGATAAACTGGATAATGGCTTCATCACGCTTACTTAGTTTACGACCGCTTTCATTCACGATTAATGTCATATGGCCGAAAATCGGCGTTTCCCATCCGAATGCTTCATAAATCATTTGTTGTCTCGGCGTGTTTGAAATATGGTCGTCTCCGCGTAAAACATGCGTGATTTCCATGTAGTGATCATCTACGACTACAGCAAAGTTATACGTTGGGATCCCGTCTTTTTTCACGATGACAAAGTCGCCGATTCCGTCCGCTTCAAACGTTACATTATCTTTCACGATGTCGTTGAACGTATATGTTTTCCCGCGCGGCACTGCAAAACGAATGCTCGGCTCTCTGCCTTCAGCCTCGCGTTCAGATCGTTCCTCGGCAGATAAATGACGGCATTTTCCGCCGTAACGCGGCATCTCATTTCTAGCAGTTTGCGCTTCGCGTTCAGCTTCCAACTCTTCAGGTGTACAGTAACATTTATATGCTAATTCTTTCTCTAAAAGTTCATCATATAGTTTTTTGTACAGATCATTTCGTTCAGACTGACGATATGGTCCGAAATCCCCGCCAACGTCAACGCCTTCATCCCAATCGAGCCCTAGCCATTCCAAATACTCAAGTTGGGAGCTTTCGCCACCTTCAATATTACGGGAAGCATCCGTATCTTCAATTCGAATGATGAACTTTCCGCCTTTACTGCGTGCATATAAATAGTTAAATAATGCCGTACGTGCATTTCCGATATGTAAATGCCCTGTCGGACTCGGCGCGTAACGAACGCGAACTTCCTTTGTCATAATAAATCCTCCTAAGTTTTCGTGCATAGTTCAATTTTATTTTATCATAGGTTTGATTGTTAGTCTTTTTGCAAAAGAATCGTGGCCATCGCGGCAATTCCTTCTCCGCGGCCCGTAAACCCTAATTTTTCGGTCGTTGTCGCTTTGACATTCACTTGTGAAGTCTCCGCCTTCAAAAGTTCGGCCACACGTTCTTGAATCACTTCAATATGGGGCGCCATTTTTGGTTGTTCTGCGATAATCGTGCAATCTATATTCCCTAATTTATAACCGCGTTCAGTGACTAGTTCCCAAATCTTCTCCAATAAAACCGCGGAATCCGCATCTTTAAACGCGCTATCTGTATCTGGAAAATGCCTCCCGATATCGCCTTCGCCAATAGCACCCAGTGCTGCATCCGTAATCGTGTGAAGAAGCACATCCGCGTCGGAATGACCTGCCAGTCCCTTATCATGCGGGATTAATACTCCGCCGAGAATCAAAGGGCGTCCCTCTTCAAATTTATGCACATCAAAACCTTGTCCAATACGAATCATACTAAATCCTCCTGCTGCCTCTTAAGTATTATTTCACCGAATACAAGATCTTCTTGCGTCGTCATTTTCACATTTTCATATGTGCTTTCTACAATTCGAACGGGATGCCCTAACCTTTCAACCAACATGGACTCATCCGTTCCTAAAAAACCTTCGCGAATCGCCGACTCTGATGCCTCTTTTAACACATCATAGCGGAAAGCTTGCGGCGTTTGAACAATCCACAACTTATCGCGGTCGACCGTTTTCTCCACAACCCCGTCTGTCGCTATTTTCATCGTATCTTTTGGTTGAACCGCTGCAATCGCCGCGCCAAACTCCGTTGCTTTTTGAACGAGATTAGCAATGACAGACCTCTCTAGAAATGGACGGGCTGCATCGTGAACTAAAACAATTCCATTTTCAGCATGCGCTTCAATACAAGCCGCAACACTAAATTGACGCTCCGTTCCCCCGTCTACAATCGCCTTGATTTTTGAAATACCAAATTGGTCAAGCATGGATTGAATTTCATTTCGCTCATCCCGCTTCACCGCAAGAATAACACCTTTACATGCTGGATCTTCTTCAAACACTAAAAGCGTGTGAATAATAATCGGTTTATGATCGAGTTGCAAAAAAAGCTTATTATAGCCGGCACCCATCCGCTTCCCGCTTCCGGCTGCCGGCATCATTACTACGTAGTCCACTTTCCATCTTCCTCGTCTATCGTTATTAATTTGCCTTGGCAGATCGACCATTTTTCGGTTTCGCGAAAATCATTCGTCCTGCTGATGTTTGCAACACGCTCGTTACCGTCACATCAACTGCGTTGCCAATATGGAACTTGCCATCTTCAACGACAATCATCGTCCCGTCATCCAAATAGGCAATTCCTTGCTGATGCTCTTTCCCGTCTTTAATAACGACGACATGCATGTCTTCTCCGGGGATTACGACCGGCTTCACCGCATTCGCCAAATCATTAATATTTAATACAGGAACGCCGTGTAAATCTGCGACCTTGTTCAAATTAAAATCATTGGTGACGACGAGTCCACTCATCTCTTTTGCTAGATGAACGAGCTTTAAGTCAACTTCCGCGACGTCCGCGAAATCCCTATCCGTAATTAAAATTCCCGGCCCTTCATCCGTTTGTAAACGTCTAAGTACATCTAACCCGCGTCTGCCTTTCGTCCTCTTCAATGTATCCGAAGAGTCCGCGATATGTTGAAGTTCCGTCAACACAAACTGCGGAACAACTAACACGCCTTCCAAAAAACCAGTTGCGGAGATATCTGCAATACGCCCATCGATAATGACGCTTGTATCTAGTATTTTATATGTGTTTCCTTGTGTAGCAGCAACCGCGTCATCGGACTCTTTTTTCTTATTGCCAACATTCTTGGCGGACTGAATCGCCTGAAGAAATTCATCACCTTGCTTGTAACCGACTTGAAATCCCAGATACCCAAGAATGATGAATAACACCGTCGGCAACACAGAATTGATAATCGGAATTTCGATATTTCCTAACCAAAAACTAATAAGAAAAGCCACGCTTAATCCGACAATCAAACCGAGCGTCCCAAATAACAAATCAAAAATTGGCGCTTTTAATAACCGATCTTCCATCCACTTAACAAAATTCACGACTGGTGAAGTTAGAAAAAGATTCAACAAGAAAAAAATAAGTGCACCGATAATAGCGGATATATACGGGTTATTAATAAGCGGAGTTGAAGTAAATGAAAATAATGAGAATAATTGCGGTAGAAATAAAACTCCGAGCGTACCTCCAATAAGTAAAAATGAAAGCTGAACAACTCTTTTTAACATTATGAAACACCTCCCTGTCTTTAAAAAGCTGGAAAATCAAGACTTGTAGATAGCTTTTACATCACTATACTACATCCAGCTTCAGCGCCTAGCCCCTCGGGTCACAAGCCATTTTGCTAGGGAAGGATTGAACTGCATCCTTCCTTGGTGGCTGAAGTACGCCTCCTCACAAACCGTCTTGTGCCTGTCGGGGCTGATCAGGCGCTTACGCTTTTGTTTATTATACATGTATTCCCTATCACCCGCCTTCAATAACCTAGCTAAACCATCTAAATGTGACTAATTTAACTCGGCATATCAACACTCGTTGTCTAGCATGTGCAAAATGCCCTAATTTCAAGCAAGTAAATCTAGGGACTAACACGTAGCCCCTATTTTGCAAAACCGACCTTCAAGGCATCACTTACTGTTTCGACACCGATTACCTGAATTCCTTTCGGGTAATCCCAACCGCCTAGATTTGACTGGGGAACGATTGCGCGTTCAAATCCCAGTTTGGCAGCTTCTGAGACTCGTTGTTCAATACGCGAAACACGCCGAACTTCTCCCGTTAACCCAACTTCCCCAATAAAGCAGTCAGATAAACCAGCTGCAGTATCGCGGTAACTGGATACAATGCTTACTAAAACCGCAAGATCGATTGCCGGTTCATCTAGTTTCACGCCGCCCGCGACTTTAATATAGGCATCTTGCGCTTGTAATAGCATACCCATCCGCTTTTCCAAAACCGCCATTAAAAGGGATACCCTGTTTTGGTCCAACCCCGTCGCCATTCGTTTTGGATAATTAAAACTGGAAGGTGTCACGAGCGCCTGGATTTCAACGAGTATCGGCCTTGTTCCCTCCATTGAAGCAACAACCGTTGAACCCGCACCGCCTTGTGATCTTTCTCGAAGAAACAGCTCGGATGGATTTAGCACTTCTTTCAATCCAGATTGCAACATCTCAAAAATAGCGATTTCATTTGTTGAACCGAATCTGTTTTTAACGCTTCGCAAAATCCGGTACGTATGATGGCGTTCTCCTTCAAAATAAAGAACCGTGTCTACCATATGTTCGAGTATTCTCGGACCCGCAATTTGACCGTCTTTCGTCACATGCCCGACGAGAAATATCGCGATGTTTTGCGTCTTCGCGATACGCATGAGCTCAGCTGTGGATTCACGCACTTGCGTAATGCTTCCCGGGGCAGATTTCACTTCCGGGTGATGAATCGTCTGGATGGAGTCGACAATGACAAACTTCGGTTTTACTTCTTCGATCGTATGATGAATTTGCTCCAAATCGGTTTCAGCATATATGTAAAGTTCATCCGATAAAACGCCAAGTCGTTCCGCGCGCAGTTTCGTTTGACGAATCGATTCTTCACCTGAAATATACAAAACGCGATGACCTGCATTCGCAAGTAGCGAGGATACTTGGAGGAGAAGCGTTGACTTACCGATACCTGGATCTCCGGCCGTTAGAAGAAGAGAACCCGGTACAATTCCACCGCCGAGAACTCGGTTTAATTCACCTAAATCGGTTTCCACACGAGGTTCTGCATTGATTTCAACTTTACTGATTGGCATGGCTTTTTGACGCACATTTTCAGAATGCTGGAAAGCGCCTCGCGGACCTTTACTCACAACTTCTATTTCTTCGTTCATTGTGTTCCATTCGCCGCAACCTGGGCAGCGTCCCATCCATTTAGGAGATTCATAGCCACAATCTTTACACATGAATTTTGACTTTCGTTTCGACATATTTACCTCCAAAGACGGAAAGGACAGTCCTATCCCGCCAAAAGTTCCGACGGGGGACTATCCTGGTTCCACCATTATTTTTCTGCGATTACTTCTTCTTTCGATTCGACGCCTTCTGTTCGAACGACAAATTCGTCTTTTTCGACATCGACTACTACTTTACCTCCAGTTAAGACTGTTCCTTTTAGGAGTTCTTCAGATAACCGGTCTTCAATATGTTTTTGAAGCGCGCGGCGTAATGGTCGAGCACCGTATTCAGGGTCGTAGCCAACTTCGGAAATCTTCAGTTTCGCTGCGTCTGTTAATTCTAAGACAATATCTTGTTCATGCAGACGTTTTGATAATTCATTTGCCATAAGCGTAACGATTTTACGCAAATGTTC
This genomic window from Sporosarcina sp. Marseille-Q4063 contains:
- the ispD gene encoding 2-C-methyl-D-erythritol 4-phosphate cytidylyltransferase, translated to MDYVVMMPAAGSGKRMGAGYNKLFLQLDHKPIIIHTLLVFEEDPACKGVILAVKRDERNEIQSMLDQFGISKIKAIVDGGTERQFSVAACIEAHAENGIVLVHDAARPFLERSVIANLVQKATEFGAAIAAVQPKDTMKIATDGVVEKTVDRDKLWIVQTPQAFRYDVLKEASESAIREGFLGTDESMLVERLGHPVRIVESTYENVKMTTQEDLVFGEIILKRQQEDLV
- a CDS encoding PIN/TRAM domain-containing protein, producing the protein MLKRVVQLSFLLIGGTLGVLFLPQLFSLFSFTSTPLINNPYISAIIGALIFFLLNLFLTSPVVNFVKWMEDRLLKAPIFDLLFGTLGLIVGLSVAFLISFWLGNIEIPIINSVLPTVLFIILGYLGFQVGYKQGDEFLQAIQSAKNVGNKKKESDDAVAATQGNTYKILDTSVIIDGRIADISATGFLEGVLVVPQFVLTELQHIADSSDTLKRTKGRRGLDVLRRLQTDEGPGILITDRDFADVAEVDLKLVHLAKEMSGLVVTNDFNLNKVADLHGVPVLNINDLANAVKPVVIPGEDMHVVVIKDGKEHQQGIAYLDDGTMIVVEDGKFHIGNAVDVTVTSVLQTSAGRMIFAKPKNGRSAKAN
- the cysS gene encoding cysteine--tRNA ligase, yielding MTIQIYNTLTRKKEPFIPQVEGKVSMYVCGPTVYNYIHIGNARPVIVFDTVRKYLEYRGYDVKFVSNFTDVDDKIIAAANELGEDTSELTERFIDAYFQDVSALGCSEADVHPRVTEHIDDIIEFIQVLIDKDFAYESHGDVYYRTTKFDGYGKLSKQSTDELVIGARVEQGEKKDDPLDFVLWKAAKENEVSWKSPWGAGRPGWHIECSAMARVHLGDTIDIHGGGQDLTFPHHENEIAQSEAMTGKSFANYWMHNGYINIDNEKMSKSLNNFVMVNEIRKQVDPKVLRFFMLSVHYRHPINFSEELVGNAVNGLERITTAYNNVKHRLENSADLGDQKDIWMNKIDECKTEFTVAMDDDFNTANGIAAIFELVRLANVYLLEKNTESSVLTYFKTTFEALMDVLGLPFDETEDLLDADIEKLIEERLEARRNRDFGRSDEIRDELIEKGILLEDTAQGTRWRRG
- the gltX gene encoding glutamate--tRNA ligase gives rise to the protein MTKEVRVRYAPSPTGHLHIGNARTALFNYLYARSKGGKFIIRIEDTDASRNIEGGESSQLEYLEWLGLDWDEGVDVGGDFGPYRQSERNDLYKKLYDELLEKELAYKCYCTPEELEAEREAQTARNEMPRYGGKCRHLSAEERSEREAEGREPSIRFAVPRGKTYTFNDIVKDNVTFEADGIGDFVIVKKDGIPTYNFAVVVDDHYMEITHVLRGDDHISNTPRQQMIYEAFGWETPIFGHMTLIVNESGRKLSKRDEAIIQFIEQYEELGYLPEALFNFIVLLGWSPEGEDELFSKEELISIFDEKRLSKSPAAFDKNKLTWMNNQYIKQLPLDKVIELALPHLQKSGALPTELSGEQQEWAHDLIALYHGQLSYGAEIVQLTAQFFKDDIEYNEQSQEVLAGEQVPEVMASLENKFSELETFDASSIKAAISAVQKETGHKGRNLFMPIRVVTTGETSGPELPAAIALVGKEIAISRIAKYAEQ
- the radA gene encoding DNA repair protein RadA, with translation MSKRKSKFMCKDCGYESPKWMGRCPGCGEWNTMNEEIEVVSKGPRGAFQHSENVRQKAMPISKVEINAEPRVETDLGELNRVLGGGIVPGSLLLTAGDPGIGKSTLLLQVSSLLANAGHRVLYISGEESIRQTKLRAERLGVLSDELYIYAETDLEQIHHTIEEVKPKFVIVDSIQTIHHPEVKSAPGSITQVRESTAELMRIAKTQNIAIFLVGHVTKDGQIAGPRILEHMVDTVLYFEGERHHTYRILRSVKNRFGSTNEIAIFEMLQSGLKEVLNPSELFLRERSQGGAGSTVVASMEGTRPILVEIQALVTPSSFNYPKRMATGLDQNRVSLLMAVLEKRMGMLLQAQDAYIKVAGGVKLDEPAIDLAVLVSIVSSYRDTAAGLSDCFIGEVGLTGEVRRVSRIEQRVSEAAKLGFERAIVPQSNLGGWDYPKGIQVIGVETVSDALKVGFAK
- the cysE gene encoding serine O-acetyltransferase, with product MKEDIQCIFDQDPAARSVFEVILTYSGLHAIWSHRIAHALYNMNLLFLARAVSQISRFFTGIEIHPGATIGRRLFIDHGMGIVIGETCEIGNDVTIYQGVTLGGTGKEKGKRHPTLEDNVLVATGAKVLGSITIGENSKVGAGSVVLKNVPANSTVVGIPGQVVVTNGVKVNRRLDHQDMPDPVADKCDLLENKISQLQERLKKLEESTNKEGDLQ
- the ispF gene encoding 2-C-methyl-D-erythritol 2,4-cyclodiphosphate synthase, whose translation is MIRIGQGFDVHKFEEGRPLILGGVLIPHDKGLAGHSDADVLLHTITDAALGAIGEGDIGRHFPDTDSAFKDADSAVLLEKIWELVTERGYKLGNIDCTIIAEQPKMAPHIEVIQERVAELLKAETSQVNVKATTTEKLGFTGRGEGIAAMATILLQKD